From Candidatus Zixiibacteriota bacterium, the proteins below share one genomic window:
- a CDS encoding zf-HC2 domain-containing protein has translation MIRTCDEFERLISDQLDSELPEAEARALSEHLRDCASCRAFAESCRRVRDVIQRLPQPTEAASVLQSQRTVNMPWWRRRLSVPVPVAAGIAILLIGGWTLLLRTPETPAGRSRNTGLVQAVEVIRVKPAVAQPEQPETTDSVMRQEES, from the coding sequence ATGATAAGAACTTGTGACGAATTCGAACGATTAATTTCGGACCAACTCGACAGTGAGCTGCCGGAGGCGGAGGCACGCGCTCTGAGCGAACATCTGCGGGACTGCGCCTCCTGTCGAGCATTTGCCGAGTCGTGCCGCCGCGTCCGCGACGTGATCCAGCGCCTGCCGCAACCGACCGAGGCGGCTTCCGTCTTGCAGTCGCAGCGCACAGTCAACATGCCGTGGTGGCGGCGCCGGTTGTCGGTGCCGGTGCCGGTTGCAGCCGGCATCGCAATTCTGCTGATCGGCGGTTGGACGCTGCTTCTGCGCACGCCGGAGACCCCCGCCGGCAGATCAAGAAACACCGGGCTGGTGCAAGCCGTCGAAGTGATCCGCGTCAAACCGGCAGTCGCCCAGCCGGAACAACCTGAAACAACCGATTCTGTCATGCGCCAGGAGGAATCATGA
- a CDS encoding sulfatase-like hydrolase/transferase has translation MTDTFTAVPSNRNFAAAAASDRRFAVLLPVLLLMAVATLTRLLLVILHWSQVAGNFGSVLIAFLLGIVFDVFVALVATLPMAAILLSLSSRVARWRLTRWLYFAGLTVFVYLLLYLAAVELFFFDEFNSRFNYVAVDYLLYPHEVFINIWDSYPVLEVLIGVLLATLVIVVLLRRRVATALAQPTPRRKRLAFLVSMIALVAAGAVGLNINLTRISPNRVVDEIAGNGYYSFFYAAFTNQLDYDAYYTQIDESEARRRLQALTVTPDARFNSDDNPVPLARTIDGGALPIRANIVLVLEESLGSEFSGLLHPDGPRCTPQLDSLALNGMLFTQIYATGNRTVRGLEASLLSFPPIPGQSIVKRPGSEGLFSLPALLREQGYHTVFLYGGRSFFDNFGHFAATNGFETVIDQTDIAHQTFSTIWGVCDGDLFDKTLSVLDSLHTLGGPFFATLITVSNHKPYTYPAGVIPFDPEQRTRENAVRYADFALGKFIRDARTRPYFDSTIFVILGDHGARVYGSQQIPFPSYEIPILFYAPALIPSAQRIDLLASQMDLAPTLLDLLHFSYQSRFFGRSIFRIESDRAMALISHNRDVALLRNDTLAVLGIRQDDQMFRRNQSTLEPLPLEPDAGILRDAIAYYQTAFHLFATGRLRL, from the coding sequence ATGACTGACACGTTCACTGCTGTTCCTTCCAACCGCAACTTCGCCGCTGCAGCCGCGTCCGATCGCCGCTTTGCGGTTCTATTGCCGGTATTGCTGCTGATGGCGGTGGCGACCCTGACGCGCCTGCTGCTGGTAATCCTGCATTGGTCGCAAGTTGCCGGCAATTTCGGCAGTGTCCTGATTGCGTTTTTGCTGGGAATCGTGTTCGACGTGTTCGTCGCGTTAGTCGCGACCTTGCCGATGGCGGCGATCTTGTTGTCGTTGTCGAGTCGGGTCGCGCGCTGGCGGTTGACACGCTGGCTTTATTTCGCCGGACTGACGGTCTTCGTCTATTTGCTGCTTTACCTCGCGGCCGTCGAGCTGTTCTTTTTTGATGAATTCAACTCGCGCTTCAATTACGTGGCGGTGGACTATCTGCTTTACCCGCATGAAGTCTTCATCAACATTTGGGATTCGTATCCGGTGCTGGAAGTCCTGATCGGCGTGCTGCTCGCGACTTTGGTGATCGTGGTGCTGCTGCGGCGCCGGGTCGCGACGGCGCTGGCGCAACCGACACCGCGCCGTAAGCGCCTCGCCTTTCTCGTCAGCATGATTGCGCTGGTCGCGGCGGGCGCAGTCGGACTCAATATCAATCTGACGCGCATCTCCCCCAATCGCGTCGTTGATGAGATCGCCGGCAACGGCTACTACTCGTTCTTCTACGCCGCATTCACCAATCAGCTCGACTACGATGCCTACTACACGCAGATCGACGAGTCGGAAGCGCGCCGGCGGCTTCAGGCCCTGACGGTTACGCCGGATGCGCGCTTCAACTCCGACGACAACCCGGTGCCGCTAGCGCGCACAATCGACGGCGGCGCTCTGCCCATCCGCGCCAATATCGTGCTGGTACTCGAGGAAAGCCTCGGCTCGGAATTTTCCGGCTTGTTGCATCCCGACGGCCCGCGTTGTACGCCGCAATTGGACTCACTCGCCCTCAACGGGATGCTGTTCACGCAGATCTACGCCACCGGCAATCGTACGGTTCGCGGCCTCGAAGCCAGCTTGCTGAGCTTCCCGCCGATCCCGGGACAGTCGATTGTCAAACGCCCCGGTTCGGAGGGACTTTTCAGCCTACCGGCGTTGCTGCGTGAGCAGGGCTACCACACGGTCTTCCTCTACGGCGGCCGCTCTTTCTTTGACAACTTCGGCCACTTCGCGGCAACCAACGGCTTCGAAACGGTTATCGATCAAACGGACATCGCGCATCAGACCTTCAGCACGATCTGGGGTGTCTGCGATGGCGATCTCTTCGACAAGACCCTGTCAGTGCTCGACTCGCTCCATACGCTCGGCGGGCCGTTCTTCGCGACCCTGATCACCGTATCGAATCACAAGCCGTACACCTACCCGGCCGGAGTGATTCCTTTCGATCCGGAGCAGCGGACGCGCGAGAACGCGGTGCGCTACGCCGATTTTGCGCTGGGGAAATTTATCCGTGATGCCCGCACCCGTCCCTACTTCGATAGCACCATCTTCGTCATTCTCGGCGATCATGGCGCCCGCGTTTATGGCTCGCAGCAGATCCCCTTTCCGTCGTATGAAATTCCGATCTTGTTCTATGCCCCCGCGCTCATTCCGTCAGCCCAACGCATTGATCTGCTGGCCTCGCAAATGGACTTGGCGCCAACCTTGCTCGATCTGCTGCATTTCAGCTATCAATCGCGCTTCTTCGGCCGCTCGATTTTCCGGATCGAGTCGGACCGCGCCATGGCGTTGATCTCGCACAATCGCGATGTGGCCCTGCTGCGCAACGACACGCTGGCGGTGCTCGGAATCCGGCAGGACGATCAAATGTTCCGGCGCAATCAGTCCACCCTGGAGCCGCTGCCGCTGGAACCAGACGCCGGCATCCTCCGCGATGCGATTGCCTACTACCAGACCGCCTTTCATCTCTTCGCAACGGGCCGCTTGCGCCTGTAA
- a CDS encoding carboxypeptidase M32 produces the protein MSKQAMAELKQLMNEVTLIGSTAAVLGWDERVYMPRNGSAHRANQLAYLSGLRHEKFTAPVVGKLLEQVEGTALVKDPISADAVNIREIRRAYDKATKVPKKLVEEIAHTETVAQNAWVEARKKNDFKSFLPHLEKMIGLKIKYAEAVGYDEVIYDALLDDYEPGASTKSVTAVFKEFREELVPFVKKILNAPKKPDVSILEREYPVDRQRIFGEAVAAAIGFPFSDGRLDVTVHPFCTGIGPGDCRITTRYNVRHVNEALFGTMHESGHALYELGLPREHYGMPMGDAVSLGIHESQSRMWENMVGRSKPFWKHFYALAQGTFHEALADVKLDDFYFAVNDVRASYIRVEADEVTYNLHIMVRFELEQGIISGEIKPKDIPAAWNEKFTSYFGITPKTDREGCLQDVHWAAGLFGYFPTYALGNLYSAQFFAKAKQDIPDLDEQFEAGKFDALLGWLRKNIHSQGQRYRSEDLVKVVTGKKLSHKPLMAYLEKKFKPLYGVK, from the coding sequence ATGTCCAAGCAAGCCATGGCCGAATTGAAGCAGCTCATGAACGAGGTGACTTTGATTGGTTCCACTGCCGCCGTTCTCGGGTGGGACGAGCGGGTCTATATGCCGCGCAACGGGTCGGCGCACCGCGCCAACCAGCTTGCGTATCTGTCCGGACTGCGTCACGAGAAGTTTACGGCGCCCGTCGTCGGTAAGCTGCTCGAGCAGGTCGAAGGCACGGCGTTGGTGAAGGATCCGATCTCGGCGGATGCGGTCAATATCCGCGAGATCCGCCGCGCTTACGATAAGGCCACCAAGGTACCGAAGAAGCTGGTCGAGGAGATTGCCCACACCGAAACCGTCGCGCAGAATGCCTGGGTTGAGGCGCGCAAGAAAAACGACTTCAAGTCATTTCTGCCGCATCTCGAGAAGATGATCGGCCTGAAGATCAAGTATGCCGAAGCCGTGGGCTATGACGAGGTGATTTACGACGCGCTGCTGGACGACTACGAGCCGGGTGCTTCCACCAAGTCGGTCACGGCGGTGTTCAAGGAATTTCGCGAAGAGCTGGTACCGTTCGTGAAGAAGATTCTCAACGCGCCGAAGAAGCCCGATGTCTCGATTCTCGAACGCGAATATCCCGTCGACCGCCAGCGGATTTTCGGCGAGGCGGTGGCGGCAGCGATCGGCTTTCCGTTCAGCGATGGCCGGCTCGACGTTACCGTGCATCCGTTCTGCACCGGGATCGGCCCCGGTGATTGCCGGATTACGACCCGCTACAATGTCCGCCACGTCAACGAGGCGCTGTTCGGCACGATGCACGAATCGGGACACGCGCTCTACGAACTCGGCCTGCCGCGCGAGCACTACGGTATGCCGATGGGAGACGCGGTCAGCCTCGGCATCCACGAGTCGCAGTCGCGGATGTGGGAGAATATGGTCGGCCGCTCCAAGCCCTTCTGGAAGCACTTCTACGCGCTGGCGCAGGGCACATTCCACGAGGCGCTGGCCGACGTCAAGCTTGACGATTTCTACTTCGCGGTCAACGACGTGCGCGCCTCGTACATCCGCGTCGAGGCCGATGAGGTGACTTACAATCTGCATATCATGGTCCGCTTCGAACTCGAGCAGGGAATCATCAGCGGCGAGATCAAGCCAAAAGATATTCCGGCGGCCTGGAACGAGAAGTTCACTTCGTATTTCGGCATCACGCCCAAGACCGACCGCGAAGGTTGCTTGCAGGATGTCCACTGGGCGGCCGGGCTGTTCGGTTACTTCCCGACCTATGCGCTGGGGAATCTCTACTCGGCACAGTTTTTTGCCAAAGCCAAGCAGGACATTCCCGATCTGGACGAACAATTCGAGGCGGGCAAGTTTGACGCGCTTCTGGGCTGGCTGCGCAAGAACATCCACAGCCAGGGTCAACGGTATCGTTCGGAAGATTTGGTGAAGGTTGTCACCGGCAAGAAGCTGTCGCACAAGCCGCTGATGGCATACCTGGAGAAGAAGTTCAAGCCGCTGTATGGGGTGAAGTAG
- a CDS encoding AIPR family protein: protein MKNGLKNYYAVLDTKDLPTLEGWRKINVRDPKLTGTVPDAIRASYREKPDMFLFMNRGIVISADSVVYDNRTAEVKIVLSDPNLHGLLDGGHTYNIIMEEREGDNETQFVKVEILEGFSHDDIIQVVDARNTSNQVRDESLMNLAGEFDKLKDALRGAAYFDKIAFKEFEVDEGGDPKPIDVRVIVAILTAFDRDNFTDAVHPINTYRSKAACLKHFKDHSESYRKIYPLAKEIIDLYDLIQEYLPEHYNRVRGQTGNVSGGKFGKLTGVKTYKHPTQLMFSGRKTKYGVPDGFTYPILGAFRALLEEKSGRYVWGKRLDPAELIRSNLGLKLADTIGNFALDAQNPSKTGKSPLVWQACYQSVQVAYLSSK, encoded by the coding sequence GTGAAGAACGGTCTCAAGAACTACTACGCAGTTCTCGACACTAAGGACCTGCCCACATTGGAAGGATGGCGAAAAATCAACGTTCGCGATCCGAAGCTTACTGGCACCGTGCCAGATGCGATTCGGGCAAGCTACAGGGAAAAGCCAGACATGTTCCTGTTCATGAACCGCGGGATTGTGATCTCAGCTGATTCGGTTGTGTATGACAACCGCACGGCTGAGGTGAAGATTGTATTGTCTGATCCCAACCTGCACGGATTATTGGACGGCGGACATACCTACAACATCATTATGGAAGAACGAGAAGGTGACAATGAGACTCAGTTCGTTAAGGTGGAAATATTGGAAGGATTTTCTCACGACGACATTATTCAAGTTGTCGATGCTAGGAACACTTCAAACCAGGTTCGCGACGAAAGCCTAATGAATCTTGCAGGTGAATTCGACAAGCTAAAGGACGCTCTGAGAGGTGCGGCTTACTTCGATAAGATAGCATTCAAGGAATTCGAGGTTGATGAAGGAGGTGACCCAAAGCCGATTGACGTTCGCGTGATCGTTGCGATTCTCACAGCGTTCGATCGTGACAACTTCACCGACGCAGTCCATCCAATCAACACCTATCGTTCGAAGGCTGCTTGTCTTAAGCACTTCAAGGACCACTCAGAGTCATATAGGAAGATCTACCCGCTCGCCAAAGAGATAATCGATCTGTATGATCTCATTCAGGAGTACCTCCCTGAACACTATAATCGAGTCCGGGGGCAGACCGGTAATGTTTCCGGCGGAAAATTCGGCAAGCTCACCGGAGTAAAGACATACAAGCACCCAACACAACTAATGTTCAGTGGCCGGAAAACGAAGTACGGGGTGCCTGACGGATTCACCTATCCGATTCTTGGTGCATTCAGAGCGCTCCTCGAAGAGAAATCCGGCCGGTATGTCTGGGGGAAACGACTCGATCCAGCCGAACTAATAAGAAGCAATCTTGGACTGAAACTCGCCGATACTATTGGAAACTTTGCACTTGACGCCCAGAACCCTTCAAAGACCGGTAAGTCACCGCTTGTCTGGCAAGCGTGTTACCAATCGGTGCAAGTAGCATATCTATCCTCCAAGTAA
- the pckA gene encoding phosphoenolpyruvate carboxykinase (ATP), with protein MTVISTGNSKTLAELGLHNLGNVFWNATTPQLYEEVVHRHEGFVAHHGALVVRTGQHTGRSPNDKFIVRDRISSDKIWWGEVNKSFDPERFHTLFHRLQAYLQGKDIFVQDCHAGADLKFRVPIRVITEDAWQSIFARNMFRQIHDPGEREQHVPEFTILAVPRFRAMPEFDGTRSESFIIISFERKLVLIGGTSYAGEIKKSVFTILNYLLPQHGVMPMHCSANIGKAGDTALFFGLSGTGKTTLSADPERLLIGDDEHGWSDTGVFNFEGGCYAKVIRLSAKNEPDIFAATRRFGTILENVGFDVDSRRVDLDDNSLTENTRAAYPLSHIANSVPEGVGNHPRTIVMLTCDAFGVLPPVAKLTPEQASYQFISGYTARVAGTEMGLGNEPKAVFSTCFGAPFMALPPSVYSSLLREKIAKHKVSCWLVNTGWSGGPHGVGQRISLPHTRAIIHAVLSGELERAPMRTDTIFGLQVPQACPNVPTDILDPRRTWKDKDAFDKQAKALAMMFHENFTKFTDGLPEEIKAAGPTYRG; from the coding sequence ATGACCGTAATCTCCACCGGTAACAGCAAAACGCTTGCGGAACTGGGGCTGCACAATCTCGGAAACGTCTTCTGGAATGCCACCACCCCACAGCTTTACGAAGAAGTGGTTCACCGCCACGAAGGCTTTGTCGCGCATCACGGCGCGCTCGTCGTGCGCACCGGCCAGCACACCGGCCGTTCGCCCAACGACAAGTTCATCGTTCGCGATCGGATTTCATCGGACAAGATCTGGTGGGGCGAGGTCAACAAGAGCTTTGATCCGGAGCGGTTCCACACGCTCTTTCACCGGCTCCAGGCTTACTTGCAGGGCAAGGACATCTTCGTGCAGGATTGCCACGCCGGCGCCGACTTGAAATTCCGCGTGCCGATTCGCGTGATTACCGAGGATGCCTGGCAGAGCATCTTCGCGCGCAACATGTTTCGCCAGATTCACGATCCGGGTGAACGCGAGCAGCACGTGCCGGAGTTCACGATTCTCGCCGTGCCGCGATTCCGCGCGATGCCGGAATTCGACGGCACCCGTTCCGAGTCGTTCATCATCATCAGCTTCGAACGCAAACTGGTCCTGATCGGTGGCACCAGCTATGCCGGTGAGATCAAGAAATCGGTCTTCACCATTCTCAATTACCTGCTGCCGCAGCACGGTGTCATGCCGATGCACTGTTCGGCGAACATCGGCAAGGCAGGTGACACGGCACTCTTCTTCGGCCTTTCCGGCACCGGTAAGACCACATTGTCAGCCGATCCGGAGCGCCTGCTGATCGGCGATGACGAGCATGGCTGGTCCGATACCGGCGTCTTCAATTTCGAGGGCGGTTGCTATGCCAAAGTCATCCGGCTCTCGGCGAAAAACGAACCCGACATCTTCGCCGCCACCCGGCGCTTCGGCACGATTCTGGAAAACGTCGGCTTCGATGTCGACTCGCGCCGCGTCGATCTCGACGACAATTCGCTAACCGAAAACACGCGCGCCGCCTACCCCTTGAGTCACATCGCCAATTCAGTGCCGGAGGGTGTTGGCAATCACCCGCGGACGATCGTGATGCTGACTTGTGATGCCTTTGGTGTCCTGCCGCCGGTCGCGAAGTTGACGCCGGAGCAGGCGAGTTATCAGTTTATTTCAGGGTATACTGCGCGCGTCGCCGGCACCGAAATGGGCCTGGGCAACGAGCCGAAGGCCGTCTTCAGCACTTGTTTCGGCGCACCGTTTATGGCGTTGCCGCCGTCGGTATACAGCTCGTTGCTGCGCGAGAAGATCGCCAAGCACAAGGTCTCCTGCTGGCTGGTCAATACCGGCTGGAGCGGAGGTCCCCACGGTGTCGGCCAGCGCATCAGCTTGCCGCATACGCGCGCGATCATTCATGCCGTGTTGTCGGGCGAACTCGAAAGAGCGCCGATGCGCACTGATACGATCTTCGGTTTGCAGGTGCCGCAGGCCTGCCCCAACGTGCCCACGGATATCCTCGATCCGCGCAGGACGTGGAAGGATAAGGACGCTTTCGACAAGCAGGCTAAGGCGCTGGCGATGATGTTCCATGAGAACTTCACAAAGTTTACCGACGGACTGCCGGAAGAAATCAAAGCTGCGGGCCCGACCTATCGCGGTTAG
- a CDS encoding Rrf2 family transcriptional regulator gives MLYPQSTAYAIEALGLLAALPPGKSIKVRELAQQLEIPEQYLAKVLSQLVRKKFVNSTKGPTGGFSLAVEPGNVTLYRIMAAMDSLGKLEDECCMGLRVCSPATPCAFHDQWLKFKEQVIVKAQQLTIADLSRLVVDKLASAPPSDRT, from the coding sequence ATGCTCTACCCTCAGTCAACCGCCTACGCCATCGAAGCTCTCGGTTTGCTGGCGGCGCTTCCTCCCGGCAAGTCCATCAAGGTGCGCGAACTCGCACAACAGCTGGAAATCCCCGAGCAGTACCTGGCAAAGGTTCTGAGCCAATTGGTGCGCAAGAAATTCGTCAATTCGACCAAGGGACCGACCGGCGGGTTCTCGCTGGCGGTCGAGCCCGGTAACGTGACGCTCTACCGGATCATGGCGGCGATGGACAGCCTGGGCAAGCTTGAAGATGAGTGCTGCATGGGGCTGCGAGTCTGCTCGCCGGCAACTCCCTGTGCCTTCCATGATCAGTGGTTGAAATTCAAGGAGCAGGTGATTGTCAAAGCGCAGCAACTGACCATTGCCGATCTGTCTCGGCTCGTTGTCGACAAGTTGGCTTCGGCACCGCCCTCCGACCGGACTTGA
- a CDS encoding response regulator codes for MFAASRQRKGTLTDLLSDHHLLRDARSLIVEPDPMRQTEAQLALYASGGGTADIALNLSAAFEMLKHRRYAVLLVDYRLPDGDGLELLDWVDDETEVIMLAVSAARSGVGAQSHSDWSRAACPA; via the coding sequence ATGTTTGCCGCCAGCCGTCAACGCAAAGGCACCTTAACTGATCTCCTCAGTGATCATCATCTTCTGCGCGACGCGCGCTCGTTAATCGTCGAACCCGACCCGATGCGCCAGACTGAAGCCCAGCTTGCCCTATACGCGTCCGGCGGGGGCACTGCCGACATTGCCCTCAATTTGAGCGCAGCTTTCGAGATGCTCAAGCACCGTCGCTACGCCGTGCTGCTGGTCGATTATCGTCTGCCCGATGGCGATGGTCTCGAACTGCTCGACTGGGTTGATGACGAGACCGAAGTCATCATGCTGGCTGTGTCGGCGGCGCGCAGCGGCGTCGGGGCGCAGTCGCACTCCGACTGGAGCCGCGCCGCCTGCCCGGCTTAG
- a CDS encoding RNA polymerase sigma factor — translation MDDIDRHDWAAYCHGQSAALARIHQRHSRKLLNYCAYVLGDHGAAQEVVQETFLRLLAQNGQFAIESRLQDWLFICARNLCFGRLRAAKTQARLQELIAPPASAIDAETKRFIEEVLGRLEPEERDLILLRELQQFSIDEIAAMLATSAEAVRVRLHRIRKKMQKLGES, via the coding sequence ATGGACGACATCGACAGACACGATTGGGCGGCCTACTGCCACGGTCAGAGCGCGGCTCTGGCGCGGATCCATCAGCGGCACAGCCGCAAGCTGTTGAATTACTGCGCGTACGTGCTCGGCGACCACGGTGCGGCCCAGGAGGTCGTGCAGGAGACATTTCTGCGCCTGCTCGCGCAGAACGGCCAGTTCGCAATTGAGTCGCGCCTGCAGGACTGGCTCTTCATCTGCGCCCGCAACCTCTGCTTCGGCCGACTGCGCGCTGCCAAGACGCAGGCGCGGCTGCAGGAGCTGATCGCTCCGCCGGCATCCGCCATCGACGCCGAAACCAAACGCTTCATCGAGGAAGTGCTTGGCCGCCTGGAACCGGAAGAACGCGACTTGATCCTGCTGCGCGAACTCCAACAGTTCTCGATCGATGAGATCGCCGCCATGCTGGCAACATCTGCCGAGGCGGTCCGCGTTCGCCTACATCGCATTCGCAAGAAGATGCAGAAACTGGGAGAAAGCTGA
- a CDS encoding polyisoprenoid-binding protein, whose amino-acid sequence MMNHILITLASVLVASTAFAQTWTIDKTHSYVGFKVNHLVVSKVKGQFSEFSGAISNFDGKDFSKASVEVSIDPRTIDTQNEKRDQHLRSSDFFAADSIPEMKFKSTKIIPGSGNKFQVIGDLTMRGVTKPVTLDAEFNGAIAGMRGQTAGFSAVGKINRQDWGVSWSRALDNGGLVVSDEVELNLEVEVNQQQ is encoded by the coding sequence ATGATGAATCACATCTTGATCACGTTGGCGTCAGTACTGGTGGCTTCGACCGCGTTTGCCCAGACCTGGACGATCGACAAGACGCATTCCTATGTCGGATTCAAGGTCAACCATCTGGTCGTCAGCAAGGTTAAGGGACAATTCAGCGAATTCTCCGGCGCCATCTCCAATTTTGACGGTAAGGATTTTAGCAAGGCCTCGGTCGAGGTGAGCATTGATCCGCGGACGATCGACACGCAGAACGAGAAGCGCGATCAACACCTGCGCAGCTCCGATTTTTTCGCGGCTGATTCAATTCCGGAAATGAAATTCAAGTCGACCAAGATTATTCCCGGGAGCGGCAACAAATTCCAGGTCATCGGTGACCTCACCATGCGCGGCGTGACCAAGCCGGTAACGCTGGACGCCGAGTTCAACGGCGCCATCGCGGGCATGCGCGGCCAGACCGCAGGATTCTCGGCCGTCGGGAAGATCAATCGCCAGGATTGGGGCGTCTCCTGGAGCCGTGCGCTTGACAACGGCGGATTGGTCGTCAGTGACGAAGTGGAGCTGAATCTCGAAGTCGAGGTCAATCAGCAACAGTAA
- a CDS encoding NAD(P)/FAD-dependent oxidoreductase, whose amino-acid sequence MSTSTGLRIAIVGAGAAGYFAAINAARTFPNARIELLEATRQPLYKVGVSGGGRCNVTHHCFDIDRLLQGYPRGFKELIGPFQRFQPRDTVQWFESRGVRLTAEDDGRMFPVTDDSATIIACLQHSADTAGVTLRLHARVTGISRDNDESPTFRINFKGGTSTEFDRVLLATGSSPIGYEIASSLGHKIIPPVPSLFTFKIKDERLHGLSGISFPDVALTLEVGDNTLEQRGPLLITHWGLSGPAVLKLSAWGARLLFTTRYQAILRVNLLPEQSLATIEENLHRYRVAHPRRAITAHPLYDLPRRYWERIVAGSAITPELTWSHITREQQSALVEQLANARFAITGKGEFKDEFVTAGGVRLKEVDFRTMGSRLCPGLYFAGEILDIDGITGGYNFQAAWSTGWVAGESIGR is encoded by the coding sequence ATGTCCACCTCCACCGGTTTGCGCATCGCAATCGTCGGAGCCGGCGCCGCCGGCTATTTCGCCGCGATCAATGCCGCGCGGACTTTCCCCAATGCGCGAATTGAACTTCTTGAAGCGACCCGCCAGCCGCTCTACAAGGTCGGCGTCTCCGGCGGCGGCCGCTGCAACGTCACGCATCACTGCTTTGACATCGACCGCCTTCTGCAGGGCTATCCGCGCGGATTTAAGGAACTCATCGGACCCTTTCAACGCTTTCAGCCGCGCGATACCGTGCAATGGTTCGAATCGCGCGGAGTGCGACTCACGGCGGAGGATGACGGCCGCATGTTTCCCGTCACCGACGATTCCGCGACAATCATCGCATGTCTCCAGCACAGTGCCGATACCGCCGGAGTCACCCTGCGACTGCATGCGCGGGTGACTGGCATTAGTCGAGACAATGATGAATCTCCGACCTTTCGGATTAATTTCAAAGGCGGCACAAGTACGGAATTTGACCGAGTTCTGCTGGCGACCGGTTCGAGTCCGATCGGCTACGAGATTGCCTCCTCGCTCGGGCACAAGATCATTCCGCCGGTGCCGTCGCTGTTTACTTTCAAGATCAAAGATGAGCGGCTTCACGGGCTGTCGGGGATCAGCTTCCCTGATGTCGCCTTGACGCTGGAGGTCGGCGACAATACACTCGAGCAACGCGGACCCCTTTTGATCACCCACTGGGGTCTGTCGGGTCCGGCCGTGCTCAAGTTGTCGGCCTGGGGCGCGCGGCTCCTGTTCACAACGCGTTATCAGGCAATCCTGCGCGTCAACCTGCTGCCGGAGCAGTCGCTCGCCACAATCGAAGAAAATCTCCACCGTTATCGTGTGGCGCATCCGAGGCGGGCGATCACCGCGCACCCGCTTTACGACCTCCCCCGCCGCTACTGGGAACGAATCGTTGCCGGCTCTGCAATCACACCGGAATTGACCTGGTCGCACATTACTCGCGAACAACAATCGGCACTGGTCGAACAACTGGCCAATGCCCGCTTCGCGATCACCGGCAAGGGAGAATTCAAAGATGAATTCGTCACGGCTGGTGGCGTGCGACTTAAGGAGGTAGATTTCCGCACGATGGGAAGCCGCCTCTGCCCGGGACTCTATTTCGCCGGCGAAATTCTCGACATCGACGGCATCACCGGCGGCTACAACTTCCAAGCCGCCTGGTCGACCGGCTGGGTAGCGGGCGAAAGTATCGGCCGGTAA